DNA from Pseudomonas putida:
AAGGTGAGCACCGCCTGCATGGCGATGGCAGCGTCGATGGCGCTGCCACCTGCGCGCAGCATCGAGCGCCCTGCCTCACTGGCAAAAGGGTTGGCTGCGGCGGCCATGTAGCGGCTGGCATGGGTCGGCAGCAACCCGACGCGATAGCCGGAGTCGAGTTCGGGCGGCAACGGCAGGGTCGCGGGCGCCTGCGCCGCTCGCTCGCCCCAACCACAACTGGTCAAGGTCACCAGGCAACACAGCGCCGTGACGCGAGCCACAACGGGTAAAGGCCTTTTCAAGAAGGACATCCTGTAATTTGAAAGTAGGCGCATGACGCCAAAAACAGCGATTTTAGCCAAACCTACGGGAAAGTCCGAAAAACAGGGGTGCATCCAGAAATGCACTGATGGTCATGCGGAGAATTAACTTCAAGCATTGGCAGGTATTTCCTAGGCTTAAGCCCGGTCATTCTGGAGCCCTCACCATGCGCTTGCCGTTCGCCGCCCTTTTCGCCTTGTTCATCAGCGTTGTCGCCCACGCCGAGACCACTGCCATGGATACCCAACTGCTCGACGCCGCCCAGCGTGGCGATGCCCTCGCCATACGTCGTCTGCTCGATGAAGGCGCCACCGTCGATGCACGGGATTCCCAGCGCCGCACCGCGTTGCTGGTGGCCACCCATGGCAATCAGGTCGCAGCGTCCAAGGTGCTGATCGAAGCAGGCGCCGACGTCAACGCCAAGGACGACATCCAGGACAGCCCTTACCTGTACGCCGGCGCTCGTGGTCTGAACGAGATCCTGCGCCTGACCCTGGATCATGGCGCCGATCTCAAGAGCACCAACCGCTATGGCGGCACCGCGCTGATCCCTGCCGCCGAACGCGGCCATGTACAGACCGTGCAGATGCTGATCGACGCAGGCGTCGACGTGAACCACCTCAACCGCCTGCACTGGACCGCGCTGCTGGAGGCGGTGATTCTTGGCGATGGTGGCTCGCGCCATGTGGACATCGTCCGCCGGTTGCTCGCGGCCGGAGCAGACCCGACGATTGCCGACAAGGACGGCGTGACGGCACTGGAGCATGCGCAGCAGCGGGGATATCGGGAGATGGTGACGTTGTTGGAGAAATGAGGGTGTGTGTCTCCCAGTGAATGGCCGACCGCCCTACTCCACCGCCTCGAACGGCAACCCCACATAATTCTCGGCAATGTTCACCAACCCGGCCGGCGAGCTGAGGAAATACTCACGGTCGGCCTCCTGCATCTTGCGGTCCCAGTCATCGTGGTGCTCGCCAAAGTCATGCAGCAACTGGGTCATGAACCAACTGAACCGCTCGCCCTTCCACACCCGGCGCAAGGCCAGAGGCGAATACTGGGCC
Protein-coding regions in this window:
- a CDS encoding ankyrin repeat domain-containing protein; translated protein: MRLPFAALFALFISVVAHAETTAMDTQLLDAAQRGDALAIRRLLDEGATVDARDSQRRTALLVATHGNQVAASKVLIEAGADVNAKDDIQDSPYLYAGARGLNEILRLTLDHGADLKSTNRYGGTALIPAAERGHVQTVQMLIDAGVDVNHLNRLHWTALLEAVILGDGGSRHVDIVRRLLAAGADPTIADKDGVTALEHAQQRGYREMVTLLEK